From one Fundidesulfovibrio putealis DSM 16056 genomic stretch:
- a CDS encoding SDR family NAD(P)-dependent oxidoreductase, which yields MGKTAVVTGGNKGIGLETTRMLLDKGFDVCVVARDFSGFPLASHKNVRTIPFDLSRIEDIPALVSDIGDIHVLLNNAGIMYALPYTDYPREKSDMLMRINVEAPVALMREASASMVRGGGGRIVNNASVAAHTGHPDVWYGISKAALLNATKSFAKLLGGKGVVVNAVAAGPVETDMLHTIPLERRKAILQAVYTGRFARADEVAEAMVWLATDCPEYINGTCIDINNGALPR from the coding sequence ATGGGCAAGACCGCAGTCGTCACCGGCGGAAACAAGGGCATCGGCCTGGAAACCACCCGGATGCTTCTGGACAAAGGCTTTGACGTGTGCGTGGTCGCGCGCGATTTTTCCGGTTTTCCCCTGGCCTCGCACAAGAACGTCAGGACCATCCCCTTCGACCTCTCGCGCATAGAGGACATCCCGGCGCTGGTGTCGGACATCGGCGACATCCACGTGCTCCTGAACAACGCGGGCATCATGTACGCCCTGCCCTACACCGATTATCCGCGCGAGAAATCCGACATGCTGATGCGCATAAACGTCGAGGCCCCGGTGGCCCTCATGCGCGAGGCCAGCGCGTCCATGGTGCGGGGCGGCGGCGGAAGGATCGTGAACAACGCCTCCGTGGCCGCGCACACCGGACACCCGGACGTCTGGTACGGCATCAGCAAGGCGGCGCTTTTGAACGCCACCAAGAGCTTCGCCAAGCTGCTCGGCGGCAAGGGCGTGGTGGTGAACGCCGTGGCCGCAGGCCCAGTGGAGACGGACATGCTCCACACCATCCCGCTGGAGCGCCGCAAGGCCATCCTTCAGGCCGTGTATACGGGGCGCTTCGCCCGCGCGGACGAAGTGGCCGAGGCCATGGTCTGGCTGGCCACGGACTGCCCGGAGTATATCAACGGCACCTGCATCGACATAAACAACGGGGCGCTGCCCAGGTAG
- a CDS encoding YdcF family protein, translated as MMRTSLKAVVHVGEHLLLAAVVIGVGLLLTAGYWLQTGDPPSRSDAMVVMGGNFNRAAYGAELYQLGMARKVYIGRVARWPSERVLDQNHIAFPRREELYKTILRKKGVPDEAMEYFGDDLLSTAQEAEALAAQLGKEPGSLLVVTSPYHVRRARMVFTDALPGWQIRVVGTPSERIATAWWKDQESARIVLLEIPKTIFYMLGGRFRSTPAAN; from the coding sequence ATGATGCGCACCAGCCTGAAGGCCGTGGTCCATGTCGGCGAACACCTGCTGCTGGCTGCGGTGGTCATCGGCGTGGGGCTTCTGCTCACGGCGGGCTACTGGCTCCAGACCGGCGACCCGCCTTCGCGCAGCGACGCCATGGTGGTGATGGGCGGCAACTTCAACCGCGCGGCCTACGGCGCGGAGCTCTACCAGCTGGGCATGGCCAGGAAGGTGTACATCGGGCGCGTGGCCCGCTGGCCCAGCGAGCGCGTGCTGGACCAGAACCATATCGCCTTCCCCCGACGCGAGGAGCTCTACAAGACCATCCTGCGCAAGAAGGGCGTCCCGGACGAGGCCATGGAATACTTCGGGGACGACCTCTTGAGCACCGCCCAGGAGGCCGAGGCCCTGGCCGCGCAACTGGGCAAGGAGCCCGGGTCGCTGCTGGTGGTCACCTCTCCCTACCACGTGCGCCGCGCGCGCATGGTCTTCACCGACGCCCTGCCCGGCTGGCAGATACGCGTGGTGGGCACGCCCTCGGAGAGGATCGCCACCGCCTGGTGGAAGGATCAGGAATCGGCCAGGATCGTGCTGCTGGAGATTCCCAAGACCATCTTCTACATGCTGGGCGGACGGTTCCGCTCCACTCCCGCCGCCAACTGA
- the tgt gene encoding tRNA guanosine(34) transglycosylase Tgt produces MNISDTSVISPVSADAKAPGTFTVQATDGPARLGELHTAHGVVRTPAFMPVGTVGTVKSLCPQDLKDAGSQIILGNTYHLYLRPGDELVARRGGLHKFMGWDGPILTDSGGYQVFSLSELRKLKPDGVEFRSHLDGSKHFFTPEKVLDIQRNLGSDIMMVLDECVPYGADHAYTEKSLELTHAWAARSRENHEPGRNGQMVFGIVQGGFFKDLRAISAEAICSMGFEGHAIGGLSVGESTPEMYDLMAHTAPLLPAEKPRYLMGVGKPLDILEGIGNGIDMFDCVLPTRNARNGTLYTSQGQVNIKRVEYREDDTPLDPECTCYTCRTFSKAYLCHLFRAQELLSYRLNTIHNVHFFLELTRGAREAIAQGRFAAYKSHFQEVFAPRTTP; encoded by the coding sequence ATGAACATCTCCGATACTTCCGTCATCTCCCCCGTTTCCGCTGACGCCAAGGCTCCCGGCACGTTCACCGTCCAGGCCACAGACGGCCCCGCGCGCCTGGGCGAGCTGCACACCGCCCACGGCGTGGTGCGCACCCCGGCCTTCATGCCCGTGGGCACGGTGGGCACGGTGAAATCCCTGTGCCCGCAGGACCTGAAAGACGCAGGCTCCCAGATCATCCTGGGCAACACCTACCACCTGTACCTGCGCCCCGGCGACGAGCTGGTCGCGCGCAGGGGCGGCCTGCACAAGTTCATGGGCTGGGACGGCCCAATCCTCACGGATTCGGGCGGCTATCAGGTGTTCTCCCTGTCGGAACTTCGCAAGCTGAAGCCCGACGGCGTGGAGTTCCGCTCGCACCTGGACGGCTCCAAGCACTTTTTCACGCCCGAGAAGGTCCTGGACATCCAGCGCAACCTCGGCTCCGACATCATGATGGTGCTGGACGAGTGCGTGCCCTACGGCGCGGACCACGCCTACACCGAGAAATCCCTGGAACTGACCCACGCCTGGGCGGCGCGCTCGCGCGAGAACCACGAGCCGGGGCGCAACGGCCAGATGGTGTTCGGCATCGTGCAGGGCGGCTTCTTCAAGGACCTTCGCGCCATAAGCGCCGAGGCCATCTGCTCCATGGGCTTCGAGGGCCACGCCATCGGCGGCCTGTCCGTGGGCGAGTCCACGCCGGAAATGTACGACCTCATGGCCCACACCGCGCCGCTTTTGCCCGCCGAAAAGCCGCGCTACCTCATGGGCGTGGGCAAGCCCCTGGACATCCTGGAGGGCATCGGCAACGGCATCGACATGTTCGACTGCGTGCTGCCGACGCGCAACGCCCGCAACGGCACGCTCTACACCAGCCAGGGGCAGGTGAACATCAAACGCGTTGAATACAGGGAGGACGACACCCCCCTGGACCCCGAATGCACCTGCTACACCTGCCGCACCTTCTCCAAGGCCTACCTGTGCCACCTCTTCAGGGCACAGGAGCTGCTTTCCTACCGGCTGAACACCATCCACAACGTGCACTTCTTCCTGGAGCTGACCCGGGGCGCGCGCGAAGCCATCGCCCAGGGACGTTTCGCGGCCTACAAGTCGCACTTCCAGGAGGTGTTCGCCCCGAGGACAACGCCATGA
- the nth gene encoding endonuclease III, with translation MTSTERAPIIFERLRLRYPKTVPALDHTNAWELLVATVLAAQCTDARVNMVTPNLFARWPGPAELATASQEDLEEVVRSTGFYHNKAKNLIGAAKRVMDVFGGEVPRTLAELITLPGVARKTANIVMSNSFGIHEGIAVDTHVTRLAYRLGLTDAKDAVKIERDLMPLYPREHWGEINNMLVYFGREVCPARAPKCPSCELEDICPKRGVAGK, from the coding sequence ATGACGTCAACCGAACGCGCCCCCATCATCTTCGAGCGCCTGCGCCTCAGATACCCCAAGACCGTCCCCGCTCTGGACCACACCAACGCCTGGGAGCTGCTGGTGGCCACCGTGCTGGCCGCCCAGTGCACCGACGCGCGCGTGAACATGGTCACGCCGAACCTCTTCGCCCGCTGGCCCGGTCCGGCTGAACTGGCCACGGCCAGCCAGGAGGACCTGGAAGAGGTTGTCCGCTCCACCGGGTTCTACCACAACAAGGCCAAGAACCTCATCGGCGCGGCCAAACGCGTCATGGACGTGTTCGGCGGCGAGGTACCCCGCACCCTTGCGGAGCTCATCACCCTGCCCGGCGTGGCCCGCAAGACCGCCAACATCGTGATGTCCAACTCATTCGGCATCCACGAGGGCATCGCCGTGGACACCCACGTGACCCGGCTGGCCTACCGCCTGGGCCTCACCGACGCCAAGGACGCCGTGAAGATCGAGCGAGACCTGATGCCGCTCTACCCGCGTGAGCACTGGGGCGAGATCAACAACATGCTGGTGTACTTCGGTCGCGAGGTCTGCCCGGCCAGAGCGCCCAAGTGCCCGTCCTGCGAACTGGAAGACATCTGCCCCAAGCGCGGTGTGGCCGGGAAATAA
- a CDS encoding MBL fold metallo-hydrolase: protein MQQFIQRFLARFIPGDGAAIGPPCSGLSGVSGAKPARPYPVSDHFDGQRFHTPWPTEDRKFSDLLRWKFTSRSTPWPVHVPNIRQDVPPERVHGDELRLTYIGHSTTLIQTAGVNVLTDPVWSERTGPFLIGLKRARKPGLSLDMLPPIDAVLVSHNHYDHLDLPTLAALWKRHRPRIVAPLGNAALIDGALGRRVCEELDWWESLDVFPGAGASASCQAGSDAHSRSEHPVGLRVHAAPAHHWSARGVFDRRKALWCSFVLEAPGGHIGFFGDTGYGSGEAFRLIRSRFGSMRVALLPIGAYEPRWFMSPAHMNPEEAVLAMRDLGARRAVATHHGVFKLTDEGIDTPLYHLANARCEYGVSSEAFRVMDVGEGWQAP from the coding sequence ATGCAGCAGTTCATCCAGAGATTTCTCGCGCGCTTCATCCCCGGAGACGGCGCAGCCATCGGCCCGCCCTGTTCGGGCTTGTCGGGCGTATCGGGCGCAAAACCTGCCCGCCCCTACCCCGTGTCCGACCACTTCGACGGCCAGCGCTTCCATACGCCGTGGCCCACCGAAGACCGCAAATTCTCTGACCTGCTGCGCTGGAAGTTCACCTCGCGCTCCACGCCCTGGCCCGTCCACGTCCCGAACATCCGGCAGGACGTCCCGCCCGAGCGTGTTCACGGCGACGAGCTGCGCCTTACCTACATCGGCCACTCCACCACGCTCATCCAGACCGCCGGGGTGAACGTGCTCACCGATCCGGTCTGGTCCGAGCGCACCGGCCCCTTTCTCATTGGTCTCAAACGAGCGCGAAAGCCCGGCCTCTCCCTGGACATGCTCCCCCCCATCGACGCGGTGCTGGTCAGCCACAACCACTACGACCACCTGGACCTGCCCACGCTCGCCGCCCTGTGGAAGCGCCACCGCCCGCGCATCGTCGCGCCGCTCGGCAACGCCGCGCTCATCGACGGGGCGCTGGGGCGGCGCGTGTGCGAGGAGCTCGACTGGTGGGAATCGTTGGATGTGTTTCCAGGCGCAGGAGCTTCTGCGTCTTGTCAGGCCGGGAGCGACGCGCACTCCAGGAGCGAGCATCCGGTCGGCCTGCGCGTCCACGCCGCCCCGGCGCACCACTGGTCCGCCAGGGGCGTGTTCGACCGTCGCAAGGCCCTGTGGTGCTCCTTCGTGCTGGAGGCTCCGGGCGGACATATCGGCTTTTTCGGCGACACGGGCTACGGTTCAGGAGAGGCCTTCCGGCTGATCCGCTCGCGCTTCGGTTCCATGCGCGTGGCGCTTCTGCCTATCGGGGCCTACGAGCCGCGCTGGTTCATGTCCCCGGCCCACATGAACCCCGAAGAGGCCGTGCTGGCCATGCGCGACCTGGGCGCGCGACGCGCCGTGGCCACCCACCACGGGGTGTTCAAGCTGACCGACGAGGGCATCGACACGCCCCTGTACCATCTGGCCAACGCGCGCTGCGAATACGGCGTCTCATCGGAGGCCTTTCGGGTGATGGATGTGGGCGAGGGCTGGCAGGCTCCCTGA
- a CDS encoding pyruvoyl-dependent arginine decarboxylase: MFGQTFVPTKAFFTRGLGRHKNKLQSFELALRDAGIEKLNLVYVSSIYPPNCTLLTMEEGTQLLNPGQITFCVMARNATDEKGRLVGSAVGMAFPASKDHYGYISEHTSFGKEEKEIGDFAEDLASTMLATTLGIDFDPETAYDERREIYMMSGKIIESTSLPSVTQGVSGMWTTTISAVVFLP, encoded by the coding sequence ATGTTCGGACAAACGTTCGTCCCGACCAAAGCCTTCTTCACCCGAGGCCTTGGCCGTCACAAGAATAAGCTGCAATCCTTCGAGCTCGCCCTGCGCGATGCCGGAATCGAAAAGCTGAACCTGGTGTACGTGTCGAGCATCTACCCCCCCAACTGCACTCTCCTCACCATGGAAGAGGGCACGCAGTTGCTCAACCCAGGTCAGATCACCTTCTGCGTGATGGCCCGCAACGCCACCGATGAGAAGGGCCGCTTGGTCGGTTCCGCCGTGGGCATGGCCTTCCCCGCCAGCAAGGATCACTACGGATATATTTCCGAGCACACCTCCTTCGGCAAGGAAGAGAAGGAAATCGGCGACTTCGCCGAGGACCTGGCCTCCACCATGCTGGCGACCACTCTGGGCATCGACTTCGATCCCGAGACCGCCTACGACGAGCGCCGCGAGATCTACATGATGTCCGGCAAGATCATCGAGTCCACCTCTTTGCCCAGCGTCACCCAGGGCGTGTCCGGCATGTGGACCACCACCATCTCCGCAGTGGTGTTCCTGCCGTAA
- a CDS encoding SPOR domain-containing protein, translated as MKVVDRFNVTKPPEGPRKFSFEFTGPGLISVVVVGVLGIVWVFILGVLVGRGYKPENAVPQVAQIMPSTAPAAQQENREPPTVLKPEDLQFQDTLQGKKPQETVTVDSAKKPADAPGAPGLQGGSAPVSSLAPAAGSAGAAVPTTSLEKTPAPLPKGQVATSPAQPDRKTPKADPAKPADPKDAKDAKAAKDSKDSKAAKDAKDTKSPKIQATYQIAALDKQSQAQAEVDRLAKKGVKASVEEAKVDGKSLYRVIVQVKGTEAEIKQTLEKAGAKKPILRDKKSL; from the coding sequence ATGAAGGTCGTGGACCGCTTCAATGTCACCAAGCCCCCCGAGGGGCCTCGGAAGTTCAGCTTCGAGTTCACCGGCCCCGGACTCATCTCCGTGGTTGTGGTGGGGGTGCTTGGCATCGTGTGGGTGTTCATCCTGGGGGTGCTGGTCGGGCGCGGCTACAAGCCGGAAAACGCCGTCCCCCAGGTAGCGCAGATCATGCCCTCCACGGCTCCCGCCGCGCAGCAGGAGAACCGGGAGCCGCCCACGGTGCTCAAGCCTGAAGACCTCCAGTTCCAGGACACCCTCCAGGGCAAAAAGCCCCAGGAGACCGTCACCGTGGACTCCGCCAAAAAGCCCGCCGACGCGCCCGGCGCACCGGGGCTTCAAGGCGGCTCCGCGCCCGTGAGCTCGCTGGCCCCGGCAGCCGGTTCAGCAGGTGCGGCTGTTCCCACCACCTCGCTGGAAAAGACTCCGGCCCCCCTGCCCAAGGGACAGGTGGCCACGTCCCCGGCCCAGCCGGACCGCAAGACGCCCAAGGCTGATCCGGCCAAGCCTGCCGACCCCAAGGACGCAAAAGACGCCAAGGCAGCCAAGGATTCGAAGGATTCCAAAGCCGCCAAGGACGCAAAAGACACGAAATCGCCAAAAATTCAGGCTACCTACCAGATCGCCGCCCTGGACAAGCAGTCCCAGGCCCAGGCCGAGGTGGACCGTCTGGCCAAGAAGGGCGTCAAAGCCTCCGTGGAGGAGGCGAAAGTGGATGGGAAGTCCCTCTACCGGGTGATTGTCCAGGTGAAGGGAACGGAAGCGGAGATCAAGCAGACCCTGGAAAAAGCAGGGGCAAAAAAGCCTATACTTCGCGACAAAAAATCTTTATGA
- the argS gene encoding arginine--tRNA ligase — protein sequence MRALTHLRSLLGSILEKKGAAWPDKATIEPPKDKQFGDMACNVAMLTAGKLGMKPRDLAEVLKSELLAADPALSKVEVAGPGFLNVTFAPAFWQKTVEEVLEVKHCFGKFNLGRGRKVQVEFVSANPTGPLHIGHGRGAAVGDCVARILRAMDYEVSTEYYINDAGRQMRLLGESIWVRCLELLKKPVTYPEDWYKGEYIIDLARELLTLKGSALCDLPPAEGQDICYEYGMKSILDGIKKDLADFRVEHQVWFSEKSLVAAGAVERTLEDLKSRGLAYEDDGAAWMDTTRYGDDKNRVLRKSTGELTYFASDIAYHADKYARGFNTVVDIWGADHHGYVPRMKAAVQALGRDADDLKVILVQLVNLLRGGEQIAMSTRAGQFETLADVCAEVGVDAARFMFLSRKSDSHLDFDLDLVKQQSMDNPVYYVQYAHARICSLFAKAAERGVAMPECSPALLARLDTPEDLDLMRLMEQYPDTLANAAQTLSPHVVSFYLRELAGLLHRYYSANPVLAASDEDLMRARMLMLAAVAEVVRSGLELLGVSAPEKM from the coding sequence ATGCGCGCGTTGACTCATCTGCGGAGCCTTTTGGGCTCCATCCTGGAAAAGAAAGGGGCCGCCTGGCCCGACAAGGCCACCATCGAGCCCCCCAAGGACAAACAGTTCGGCGACATGGCCTGCAACGTGGCCATGCTCACGGCGGGCAAGCTCGGCATGAAGCCCCGCGACCTGGCCGAAGTGCTCAAGAGCGAGCTCCTGGCTGCCGACCCCGCCCTCTCCAAGGTGGAAGTGGCCGGACCGGGCTTTTTGAACGTCACCTTCGCCCCGGCCTTCTGGCAGAAGACCGTGGAAGAGGTGCTGGAAGTCAAACATTGCTTCGGCAAGTTCAACCTGGGACGCGGTCGCAAGGTGCAGGTGGAGTTCGTCTCCGCCAACCCCACCGGTCCCCTGCACATCGGGCACGGACGCGGCGCGGCCGTGGGCGACTGCGTGGCGCGCATCCTGCGGGCCATGGATTACGAGGTCTCCACCGAATACTACATCAACGACGCTGGCCGCCAGATGCGCCTTCTGGGCGAATCCATCTGGGTGCGCTGCCTGGAACTCCTGAAGAAGCCCGTCACCTATCCCGAGGACTGGTACAAGGGCGAATACATCATCGATCTGGCGCGTGAGCTGCTCACCCTCAAGGGCAGCGCCCTGTGCGACCTGCCCCCGGCAGAAGGCCAGGACATCTGCTACGAGTACGGCATGAAGTCCATCCTGGACGGCATCAAGAAGGACCTGGCCGATTTCCGCGTGGAGCATCAGGTGTGGTTCTCGGAGAAGTCCCTGGTTGCCGCCGGAGCCGTCGAGCGCACCCTGGAAGACCTGAAGTCGCGCGGGCTGGCCTACGAAGACGACGGCGCGGCCTGGATGGACACCACCCGCTACGGCGACGACAAGAACCGCGTGCTGCGCAAATCCACCGGCGAGCTGACCTACTTCGCCTCGGACATCGCCTACCACGCCGACAAGTACGCGCGCGGCTTCAACACCGTGGTGGATATCTGGGGCGCGGACCATCACGGCTACGTCCCCCGCATGAAGGCCGCCGTCCAGGCCCTGGGCCGCGACGCAGACGACCTCAAGGTCATCCTGGTGCAACTGGTGAACCTCCTGCGCGGCGGCGAGCAGATCGCCATGTCCACCCGCGCCGGGCAGTTCGAGACCCTGGCCGACGTGTGCGCCGAAGTGGGCGTGGACGCGGCGCGCTTCATGTTCCTCTCGCGCAAGTCCGACAGCCACCTGGACTTCGACCTCGATCTGGTCAAGCAGCAGTCCATGGACAACCCGGTGTACTACGTGCAGTACGCCCACGCCCGCATCTGCTCGCTGTTCGCCAAGGCCGCCGAGCGCGGCGTGGCCATGCCCGAGTGCTCCCCGGCGCTGCTGGCCCGGCTGGACACCCCCGAGGACCTTGACCTGATGCGCCTCATGGAGCAGTATCCCGACACGCTGGCCAATGCCGCGCAGACGCTTTCCCCCCACGTGGTCAGCTTCTACCTGCGCGAGCTGGCGGGCCTGTTGCACCGGTACTATTCGGCCAACCCCGTGCTGGCCGCGTCCGACGAGGACCTCATGCGCGCCCGCATGCTCATGCTTGCGGCCGTGGCTGAAGTGGTCCGAAGCGGACTGGAGCTTTTGGGTGTGAGCGCCCCGGAAAAGATGTAA
- a CDS encoding ACP S-malonyltransferase, which yields MTTNAHTVAVLFPGQGSQEKGMGRDLAEASADAMDLWKLAEKISGLPLRNIYWDGDDASMADTRNLQPAMTVTTLNLWQVVKPRLAPMGMAGHSLGEYAALAASEALPIRQVLELVSLRGRLMAEAGGKGADEGAMAAILKVSLENVEAIVAKAAEATGGTLIVANYNTPGQYVISGRKDAVDQAAGLCKEVKGRAIPLAVSGAFHSPLMAEPAAEIEKVLKKADWRAPSVPVFANVTGQGVADPDKLLGLLARQMTSSVRWIDTMAALYEAGARTFVEIGPKGVLTKMVKPNLDGKDDAVAVNVATKEAADSFVLP from the coding sequence GTGACCACGAACGCTCACACCGTGGCCGTGCTTTTCCCCGGCCAGGGTTCCCAGGAAAAAGGCATGGGCCGCGATCTGGCCGAGGCCAGCGCAGACGCCATGGATCTGTGGAAGCTGGCCGAGAAAATCTCCGGCCTCCCGCTTCGCAATATATATTGGGATGGCGACGACGCCTCCATGGCCGACACCCGCAACCTCCAGCCCGCCATGACCGTCACCACCCTGAACCTGTGGCAGGTCGTGAAGCCCCGCCTCGCCCCCATGGGCATGGCCGGGCACAGCCTGGGCGAATACGCCGCCCTGGCCGCCTCCGAGGCGCTGCCCATCCGGCAGGTGCTGGAACTGGTCAGCCTGCGCGGCAGGCTCATGGCCGAAGCCGGGGGCAAGGGCGCGGACGAAGGCGCCATGGCCGCCATCCTCAAGGTCTCCCTGGAGAACGTGGAGGCCATCGTGGCCAAGGCCGCCGAGGCCACCGGGGGCACGCTCATCGTGGCCAACTACAACACCCCCGGACAGTACGTGATCTCGGGCCGCAAAGACGCCGTGGACCAGGCCGCCGGGCTGTGCAAGGAAGTGAAGGGCCGGGCCATCCCCCTGGCCGTCAGCGGCGCGTTCCACTCGCCCCTCATGGCCGAGCCCGCCGCCGAGATCGAGAAGGTCCTCAAGAAGGCCGACTGGCGCGCGCCGTCCGTGCCGGTTTTCGCCAACGTCACCGGCCAGGGCGTGGCCGATCCGGACAAGCTTCTTGGGCTTCTGGCGCGCCAGATGACCTCCTCGGTGCGCTGGATCGACACCATGGCCGCCCTGTACGAGGCCGGAGCCCGGACCTTCGTGGAGATCGGCCCCAAGGGCGTGTTGACCAAGATGGTCAAGCCCAACCTGGACGGCAAGGACGACGCCGTGGCCGTAAACGTGGCCACGAAAGAGGCCGCCGACTCGTTCGTGCTGCCCTAG
- a CDS encoding 16S rRNA (guanine(527)-N(7))-methyltransferase RsmG produces the protein MTTGNPTSESVARAALALGRELTPEQAAGLAAYLGLLESWNRKTNLVGPRSWPEMLSELVADSWHLADLLESLDLPEDCVTFDFGAGAGIPGLPLRVFWKTGRYVMIEPRAKRAGFLRQCAAMMRLKGTEVFEGRAQDVREKADVCLSRAFQPWREFLETSRLYLRSMPGSAAEARCGANATQHDPGAGQPGRKSAVVVFSNEAQPEAAVPEGFGAAAITAYPSRGKTGYFWVFAPSICSS, from the coding sequence ATGACAACTGGCAATCCCACATCTGAAAGTGTCGCCCGCGCCGCCCTGGCGCTGGGCCGCGAGCTGACCCCCGAACAGGCCGCAGGACTGGCCGCGTACCTGGGGCTTCTGGAATCCTGGAACCGCAAGACCAACCTGGTGGGGCCGCGCTCCTGGCCGGAGATGCTCTCGGAACTGGTGGCGGACAGCTGGCACCTGGCCGACCTGCTGGAGTCGCTTGATCTGCCGGAGGACTGCGTGACGTTCGATTTTGGGGCCGGTGCGGGCATTCCGGGCCTGCCGCTGCGCGTGTTCTGGAAGACCGGGCGCTACGTGATGATAGAGCCAAGGGCCAAGCGGGCGGGTTTTCTGCGCCAGTGCGCGGCCATGATGCGGCTTAAGGGCACGGAGGTGTTCGAGGGACGCGCGCAGGACGTGCGCGAAAAGGCCGACGTGTGCCTGTCGCGTGCGTTCCAGCCCTGGCGGGAGTTCCTGGAGACGTCCCGGCTGTATTTGCGAAGCATGCCGGGCAGCGCCGCAGAGGCCCGGTGCGGGGCAAACGCCACGCAGCATGACCCTGGAGCGGGGCAGCCGGGGAGAAAATCAGCGGTGGTGGTGTTCTCGAACGAGGCGCAGCCGGAAGCGGCGGTGCCGGAAGGCTTTGGGGCGGCGGCCATTACCGCCTATCCCAGCCGTGGGAAGACGGGCTACTTCTGGGTGTTCGCGCCGAGCATCTGCTCCAGCTGA
- a CDS encoding NAD(P)H-dependent flavin oxidoreductase, translating into MPFPSLTIGDLTVRTPIVQGGMGVGISLSGLASAVAEAGGIGVIAAAGIGMGRPGYATNFIETNNEALRDEIRATRAKTSGAVGVNIMVALTNYADLVTTAVKEGIDAIFSGAGLPLDMPAHLPEGAKTKLVPIVSSARAAVILCKKWLARFGRVPDAFVVEGPLAGGHLGFKRDQITDPAHSLETVVPEVIEAVKPYTAPGGGPIPVIAAGGVYTGADILKYLRMGAAGVQMGTRFVATHECDADDAFKQTYLKAKEKDIVIIQSPVGLPGRAIANTFLEEAARGERHPKTCPFNCVHSCDHKTTPYCIMMALMNAKKGNLAHGFAFAGQNAWRVEEIISVKQLMDSLEAQYDAALALEAGA; encoded by the coding sequence ATGCCCTTTCCTTCCCTCACTATTGGCGACCTTACCGTCCGAACCCCCATCGTCCAGGGAGGCATGGGCGTGGGCATATCCCTATCCGGTCTGGCTTCGGCGGTTGCCGAAGCGGGCGGCATCGGCGTCATCGCCGCCGCAGGCATCGGAATGGGCAGGCCCGGGTATGCCACCAATTTCATCGAGACCAACAACGAGGCCCTGCGCGACGAGATCCGCGCCACCAGAGCCAAGACCTCCGGCGCGGTCGGGGTCAACATCATGGTGGCCCTGACCAACTACGCGGACCTTGTGACCACCGCCGTGAAGGAAGGCATCGACGCCATCTTCTCCGGCGCGGGACTGCCCCTGGACATGCCCGCCCACCTGCCCGAGGGCGCGAAGACCAAGCTCGTCCCCATCGTCTCCTCCGCCCGCGCGGCGGTGATCCTGTGCAAGAAGTGGCTGGCCCGCTTCGGCCGTGTCCCCGACGCCTTCGTGGTGGAAGGCCCCCTGGCGGGCGGACACCTGGGCTTCAAGCGCGACCAGATCACCGACCCAGCGCACTCCCTGGAGACCGTGGTCCCCGAAGTCATCGAAGCCGTGAAGCCCTACACCGCCCCAGGCGGCGGCCCCATCCCTGTCATCGCGGCAGGCGGCGTCTACACCGGCGCGGACATCCTGAAGTACCTGCGCATGGGCGCTGCCGGAGTCCAGATGGGCACCCGCTTTGTGGCCACCCACGAGTGCGACGCGGATGACGCCTTCAAGCAGACCTACCTGAAGGCCAAAGAGAAGGACATCGTCATCATCCAGAGCCCGGTGGGCCTGCCCGGCAGGGCCATCGCCAACACCTTCCTGGAGGAGGCCGCGCGCGGCGAGCGCCACCCCAAGACCTGTCCCTTCAACTGCGTGCACTCCTGCGACCACAAAACCACGCCCTACTGCATCATGATGGCCCTGATGAACGCCAAGAAGGGCAACCTCGCCCACGGCTTCGCCTTCGCCGGCCAGAACGCCTGGCGCGTGGAGGAGATCATCTCGGTCAAGCAGCTGATGGACAGCCTGGAAGCGCAGTACGACGCGGCCCTGGCCCTGGAGGCGGGAGCGTAG
- a CDS encoding 23S rRNA (pseudouridine(1915)-N(3))-methyltransferase RlmH, whose amino-acid sequence MNRIRLVFVGDVKAPWAVEACRHYTQALERFVRCDVALVRDAKDARDPVMRCRKEGQNLLGVLGPKDRVVGLDVGGKAYGSEGLAAKLSTWLDDPGRAPCFVIGGPYGFSPEARTRFDERMSLGPYTLPHELARVVLLEQLFRGMSILAGHPYHHA is encoded by the coding sequence ATGAATCGGATACGGCTGGTCTTTGTCGGGGACGTGAAGGCCCCATGGGCCGTGGAGGCTTGTCGCCACTACACCCAGGCCCTGGAGCGCTTCGTGCGGTGCGACGTCGCCCTTGTGCGCGACGCCAAGGACGCCAGGGACCCGGTGATGCGCTGCCGCAAGGAGGGCCAGAACCTCCTGGGCGTGCTAGGTCCCAAGGACCGCGTCGTGGGTCTGGACGTGGGGGGCAAGGCTTACGGCTCCGAAGGATTGGCCGCGAAGCTTTCCACATGGCTGGACGACCCGGGCCGCGCGCCATGCTTCGTCATCGGCGGCCCCTACGGCTTCAGCCCCGAGGCCCGGACGCGTTTCGACGAACGAATGAGCCTCGGTCCGTATACTTTGCCGCACGAACTGGCGCGCGTGGTGCTTTTGGAGCAGCTTTTCCGCGGGATGAGCATCCTCGCGGGGCATCCGTATCACCATGCCTGA